From a region of the Mobula hypostoma chromosome 6, sMobHyp1.1, whole genome shotgun sequence genome:
- the kbtbd7 gene encoding kelch repeat and BTB domain-containing protein 7, translating into MEALQCLSGPEQLEDAAYAGALLRELKSFYDARLLVDVTLEVDGGSRFLCNRNVLAAASPYFRSMFTGGLFESKQQSVTIHDVDSDSMALIIDYCYTGRVTVCEASVQKLYVAANMLQLEYVRQACAAFMARRLDLYNCAGILKFADAFDNVELKEKALAFIACNLQHLCKTEELCELSLEQIKEILKLDTLDVDSEGKVCTVAIQWIESNITERATHALEVLKCVRWHHFSEKDRLDVDALKSQLFVKNKSLLSILDDLSAPKGVDVSTSIHNSSKRIGFSAKEMVIFFGHRKEPFLCYDPYSGDIYAMSSPLTSPALTKSISSLAVCVSPDNDIFLAAQPSKQLWVYNAVQNSWQQLAERLLAREGMDVAYLNGYIYILGGRDPSTGLKVKEVECYSIQRNQWIFVAPLPHALHSFELITVGDCLYAVNNKRMLCYVPERNQWLNCASLKRSEFQEACVFNEEIYCICDIPVIKVYNPSKGEWRKISDIPIDANIHNFQIVCHGNKLLLITTIVPQWRKNRVTVHQYDASNDQWVNIGTMLGLLHYDSDFICLSARLYPSCLEPGQSFISEEDDIRSESSADWDFEGSSDIDSESGSSSSFSDDVWQPPGGLRVERIQQNGHSVPPDNRVPHMNGQSGN; encoded by the exons ATGGAGGCTCTACAGTGCCTGTCGGGTCCCGAGCAGCTGGAGGACGCGGCCTACGCCGGGGCTTTGCTCCGGGAGCTCAAGTCCTTCTACGATGCGCGGCTGTTGGTGGATGTAACGTTGGAGGTGGATGGCGGTAGCCGCTTCCTGTGCAACCGGAACGTGCTGGCAGCCGCCAGCCCCTACTTCAGGAGTATGTTCACGGGCGGCCTGTTCGAGAGCAAGCAGCAGAGCGTCACCATCCACGACGTGGACTCGGACTCGATGGCGCTCATCATCGACTACTGCTACACCGGCCGCGTCACCGTGTGCGAGGCCAGCGTGCAGAAACTCTACGTGGCGGCCAACATGCTGCAGCTCGAGTACGTGAGACAGGCTTGCGCCGCCTTCATGGCGCGGCGCCTCGACCTCTATAACTGCGCCGGCATCTTAAAG TTTGCAGATGCTTTTGACAACGTGGAACTGAAAGAAAAGGCACTTGCTTTCATCGCTTGCAACTTACAACATTTGTGCAAAACGGAGGAATTGTGTGAGCTTTCACTGGAACAGATCAAAGAGATACTGAAACTGGACACTCTGGATGTTGACAGCGAGGGGAAGGTGTGCACAGTGGCAATTCAGTGGAttgaatcaaatatcactgagCGTGCTACACATGCACTTGAAGTCTTGAAGTGTGTAAGATGGCATCATTTCAGTGAGAAGGACAGGCTGGATGTCGATGCACTTAAATCTCAGTTGTTTGTCAAAAACAAATCTCTTCTTTCCATTTTGGATGACCTTTCTGCTCCCAAAGGTGTTGACGTGTCTACCAGCATACATAACTCTTCAAAAAGGATTGGATTTAGTGCTAAAGAGATGGTTATATTTTTTGGCCATCGAAAGGAGCCTTTTCTCTGTTATGATCCCTATTCAGGTGACATTTATGCAATGTCTTCACCTTTGACTAGTCCAGCCCTTACAAAGTCCATCAGTTCACTTGCTGTCTGTGTTTCACCAGACAATGATATCTTTTTGGCAGCACAGCCAAGTAAACAACTCTGGGTATATAATGCAGTTCAGAATAGCTGGCAACAACTTGCAGAGCGACTGCTGGCAAGAGAAGGgatggatgttgcatatttgaaTGGATACATTTACATTCTGGGTGGTCGTGACCCGTCAACGGGCCTCAAGGTTAAAGAAGTTGAGTGTTACAGTATTCAAAGAAACCAGTGGATTTTTGTAGCCCCTCTGCCTCATGCACTGCACTCATTTGAGCTGATTACAGTTGGAGACTGCTTGTATGCCGTCAATAATAAGAGGATGTTATGCTATGTGCCGGAAAGGAATCAGTGGCTGAATTGTGCTTCCTTAAAGCGGAGTGAGTTCCAGGAAGCTTGTGTTTTCAATGAAGAAATTTATTGTATTTGTGACATCCCAGTTATAAAAGTTTACAACCCTTCAAAAGGTGAGTGGCGAAAGATCAGTGATATCCCCATCGATGCCAATATCCACAATTTTCAGATTGTTTGTCATGGCAACAAACTGCTTCTCATAACCACCATAGTGCCACAGTGGAGGAAAAACAGAGTGACTGTTCATCAGTACGATGCAAGCAATGATCAGTGGGTCAACATTGGTACAATGCTGGGTTTGCTACACTACGACAGTGACTTTATATGCCTTTCAGCACGTCTATACCCTTCATGCTTGGAGCCTGGGCAGAGCTTTATTAGCGAGGAGGATGATATCCGCAGTGAGTCAAGTGCAGACTGGGATTTTGAAGGCTCAAGTGATATTGACTCAGAGTCAGGGAGCTCAAGTTCATTTTCAGATGATGTCTGGCAGCCACCAGGAGGACTAAGAGTTGAACGAATACAGCAAAATGGCCATTCAGTCCCTCCAGATAATAGAGTTCCTCATATGAATGGCCAAAGTGGGAACTAA